TTTGATTTTGACGGCGGCCTTACGAGCAGGGTTACAGAGAAGGATATGCTGCAGGTGGGGAAACATCCCGGCAAGATCAACCTCACCGATGTGGACAATGCACTCAATATCCTCAAATATATGGACAAGAAGGCAGCCTGCGCGATTATGAAGCATAACAACCCCTGCGGCGTTGCGTGCGGGTCCACCGTTGCAGATGCCTTTGACAAGGCCTTCTGGGCGGACAGGATCGCGGCCTTCGGCGGTGCAGTTGTATTTACAAAAACTGTTGATGTGGAAGCTGCCAAAGCGATGGTCCCCTATTATTTCGAGGTCATATGCGCCCCTGATTTCGAAGGGGCTGCCATCGATGTGCTGAAGAAATGGAAGAACCTCCGGCTCCTCCAGATCAAGGAGATCGAAAGGCTCCAGAACTATAAAGGGAAGAGGTATATCGACTTCAAATCCCTCATGGACGGAGGCATAGTCCTCCAGGAGTCCCAGCCTTACACAATTAAAGGCAAGGAAGACCTGAAGCCCGCGCAGACAACATACAAAGGCCAGGTCTATGCGATCAAAAGACCGCCGACAGACAAAGAATTAAATGATATGCTCTTCGGCTGGTATGTTGAGTCAGGGGTGAGCTCCAATTCAGCGCTCTTTGTCAGGGATGAGGCCACCGTTGCCATCGGCACCGGCGAGCAGGACAGGGTCGGCGTCGTGGAGATCGCTGTCTTTAAGGCATATACGAAGTTCATGGATAAGGAAGTCTTTAAAAAGTTCGGTGTCCCCTATGCCGTCTTCAGACTGGAGGCTGAAAAAGGGTTGCGGAAGATGGAGGACCTGAAAGAGATCGAAGAATACACAAAGTCACAGAAGGGAGGACTCATAGGTTCCGTGGTGATCTCTGATGGTTTCTTCCCCTTCAGGGATGGCGTCGACGCGGCAATCAAGGAAGGGGCGACGGGCGTCATACAGCCGGGCGGCTCTGAACGTGATTTTGAGACTATAGAGGCCTGTAATGAGGCGAATGTGACGATGGTCTTCGCCGGGCAAAGGCTTTTTAAACATTAGATTCAACAGGTTAAGGTCGAGGGGCTCCATGGTTAGCTTATCCTCAACCTTAACCTGATTCTAACAAAAAGAACCGATTAATGAAAAATATCACATAATTTGAAGCAACCCTCAAAAGGAAACAGGATGAGCAATCTTGTGCCCTTTCCAGGGGTATTAGACATGAATATTTTTTTCATTTTGTGTTGACAAAGACAAGCTTTTGAAAATATAATTGTGAAAATAATTACAAATACTTTAAAAATCCAGTGGAGGTATGTATGAGACCTTATTTTGAGAAGATGCAGGAATGGACTAAAGCTGCCAAGGAGAATAAAGCGAACGCTGAAGAGATCAAGAAGGTTGAGCAGGGGATTGCAGAATTGGTTGAGAAGGTGAAAAACGCTGGTATTTCAAAGGAGACTTTGAACAAGAGAGGTGAATGGACAGTACATCAGAGACTTGAATATATCCTGGACCCCGGGACATGGGCCCCGCTTCATACCTTGTATGATCCTCTGAATGAAGAATCCGGAACCACCGGTGTTGTAGATGGTCTTGGAAGGATTAACGGAAGATGGTGTGTCGTTATCGGCTTTGATAATAAGGTCATGGCAGGCGCATGGATAGCGGGTCAGCCGCACAACATTCTCCGGGTCACGGATATTGCGAAGAGGCTCCATTGCCCCCTCGTATGGCTTGTGAACTGTAGTGGTGTGAAGCTGCCCGAACAGGAGAAGATGTATGCAGACAGGAGGGGAAGCGGTACAACCTTCTTCAGGCATGCAGAACTGAACAAACTGGGCATTCCCGTACTCGCTGCGATCTACGGAACGAACCCGGCTGGCGGCGGATATCAGGGTATCTCCCCGACGCTCCTTCTCGCGCACAAAGACTGCAACATCGCCGTCGGCGGCGCCGGTATCGTAAGCGGCATGTCGCCAAAAGGTTTTTTCGATGAGGAAACAGCGGAACAGCTTATTGAAGCAACAAGGAAGTTTAAGGCAGTACCTCCCGGCAGAGTTGAAATACATTATGATCATACAGGGTTCTTCAAACAGGTCTTCCAGTCCGAGGAAGCTATCCTTGACGCCGTAAAAGAGTGGGTCACCTATCTCCCGGCATATAACCACGGAAAATTCTTCAGAGTGGCAGCACCGGCAGAACCAAAATTTCCCGCTGAAGACCTTTACAGCATTGTATCTTTTAATCAAAAGATGACCTATGACGTTGAGCAGTTTATGGCAAGGCTTGTGGACAATAGTGAACATATGGAATTCAGACCCGGTTATGGTCCGGAACTCTATACGGGCCTTGTAAAGATTGACGGTTTTCTCTTTGGTATCGTTGCAAACAGACAGGGCATGATGCCGAAGGGTTATCCTGAATACGCACCCTATCCTGGGATCGGCGGCAAGTTCTACCGCCAGGGACTTATCAAGGTAAATGAATTCGTTTCACTCTGCGGCAGGGACAGGGTTCCAATGATCTGGATCCAGGATACATCGGGCATCGATGTTGGCGACATCGCAGAGAAGGCAGAACTTCTCGGGCTTGGCCAGGCGCTCATTTACTCTATCGAACAGAGCGATCTTCCCATGATGACCATCGTATTGAGAAAAGGTACTGCAGCAGCCCACTACATCATGGCCGGGCCTCAGGCCAACAACAACAACGCCTTTACGCTTGGCACCGCAACCACAGAGATCTATGTCATGCACGGCGAGACTGCCGCAGCGGCAAGCTTTGCAAGGAGACTTGTGAAAGAGAAAGATGCAGGGAAGCCTCTTGCGCCGGTTATTGCACAGATGAACAAATTAGTTCAAGCATACTATGACAATTCGAGGCCATCGCACTGCGCAAAAGCAGGTCTCGTTGACGAAGTAGTGGCGATGAAAGATCTGAGAAAGTATTTTGTCGCCTTCGCAAACTGTGTTTATCAGAACCCATCATCGATTTGTCCTCAGCACCAGATGATATTGCCAAGGGTTATCAAAGGCTAAGCAAAGGATAACATGCAGGGTGGATCAAACGATCCACCCTGTTTTTTTTTCGTTTAAGTTAACCTGTTTCAGTTAGATGTTGACTGTTATATGTTGTTGATGTAATGTGGTCTGTATCAGGTATATACAGTGTATAAGCAACTTAAAAAAAGACTCGAAGACATCAGAAAAAAAGGAAATTACAGACAGCTACGATATATTAAGCCGATAACCACCACGCAGATCCTGTATAACGGAAAGGCATACCTGAACCTCTGTTCAAACAGCTACCTTTCCCTCCATACACACCCGGATATTCTGAAAGCGGCAAAAGACGTGATCGATGAATATGGCGCGGGCACCTGTTCTTCGAGGAGCGTCTCGGGGAGCATTGACCTCTACGCGAAACTTGAAAAGATGATCGCCGGATATAAGGGTTACAGGAGAGGGCTTATCTTTTCCAATGGATATATGGCAAATATAGCGATCATCTCCACGCTAACGGACAGCGGTGATGTTATATTCAGCGACGAACTGAATCATTCAAGCCTCATAGACGCAACGAGGCTCTCACGGGCGAAAAAGGTTATCTACAAACACAGGGACGTGAATGACCTCGAAAAGAAGATGAACAGGGAAAGATCGGCGGGAAGGCGATACGTTGTTACTGAATCGGTTTTCAGCATGGACGGGGATATTGCGCCGTTATCAGATATCTTCGAACTCCGGGAAAGATATGGTTTCCATGTAATCCTGGACGATGCCCACGGCACCGGTATCTTTGGCCAAAAAGGCACCGGCGTTGAAGAGCTATTCGGTCTATCGGGCTCCATGGATGTCCACATGGCAACCTTCGGGAAGGCCCTCGGTTCTTTCGGTGCCTCTGTGCTTTCTGATGAGGTTGTTGTCAATTTTCTCGTCAACAGGGCGAGGACATTTATGTACACAACGGCATTGCCGGCATCCTCCCTTGCAAGCGCCATGACGGCCCTTGAGATGATACGGCGGGATGCCACGTATAAAGACGAACTATGGAAAAACATAGATTACATGAGGAGGCATTTGAACACTGCCGGTTTTGACCTGAAGGACAGCGTCGGACCTATCATCCCCATTGTTGTCGGCGAGGACACAAAGACCCTCAGGATGCAGGAACTCCTTATGAGAAAGGGCTTGTTTCTCCAGGGGATCCGGCCTCCTACTGTGCCCGAAGGCACATCACGGTTGCGATTAACGGTTGTGCGGGGGTTTACGCAAGACGATATGGACTATGCCATAGAGACCATCGTCGACGCCGGTAAAAAAATGAGACTGATTTAAAACAGCAGAGAGCTAAGAGCAGAGAGCTGAGAGCTGAGAGCTGAGAGCTTTACTCTCCGCTCTTAGCTCCATGCTCTCTGCTCGTATAATGGAGGTTTAATGTACAGCAAGAAGCAACTCGCAGATTGGGATAAGAGATATATCTGGCATCCATTTACCCAGATGCAGGATTATGCGGATATGCAGCCCCTGATCATCGAGAGGGGAGAGGGTTGTTACCTCATTGATACGGAAGGGAAAAGATATATCGATGGTGTTTCCTCGCTCTGGGTCCTGGTGCACGGACATGGTAAGAAAGAGCTTGTAGACGCGATCAAGAAACAATCAGAGGCCCTTTGTCATTCGACACTCCTTGGCCTTGGTAATGTTTCTTCCACTGTCCTTGCGAAAATGCTTGTTGATATAGCGCCTCGCGGGCTCGAAAAGGTCTTTTATTCGGATAACGGTTCAACATCTGTTGAGATCGCGCTCAAGATGGCATACCAGTACTGGCAGCAGAAAGGAGAGAAGAAGAGAAAGAGGTTTCTCTCCTTTACGAACGGCTACCATGGCGATACGATCGGATCGGTGAGCGTAGGCGGCATAGACCTTTTTCACAAGGTTTACAGGCCGCTGCTTTTCAAGACCCATAAAGCGCCATCACCCTATTGTTACCGCTGTCCTTTAAAGCTTACAAAAGAAGACTGCGGCATGGCATGCGTGGAACAATTCAAGCGTGTCGTTCGACAGTATAAGGACGAGATATGCGCGGTGGTGATAGAGCCTCTTGTACAGGGTGCGGCAGGCATGATAACACAGCCGGAAGGGTTTCTGTCGGCTGTCTGGAGGGTCGCAAAAGAAAATAATCTACTTTTCATAACCGATGAGGTGGCAACGGGCTTCGGACGGACAGGAACAATGTTCGCATGTGAGAAGGAATCGATAGAGCCCGATTTTCTCTGCCTTGCGAAAGGCGTTACAGGGGGCTATCTTCCACTTGCGGCGACCCTTACCACCGATAAGGTCTTCGGCGGCTTCCTCGGCAGGTTCGATGAGTTCAAGACCTTTTTCCACGGCCATACATATACGGGGAACCCCCTTGCCTGCGCTGTGGCGATAGAGAACATAAAACTTTTTAAAAAGGAACAGACCCTCAAAAGGCTCAAAGGGAAGATAGACCTGCTGGAAAATGAATTAGGGAGATTCTATGATCTGCCGCACGTAGGCGAGGTACGGCAGCGAGGATTCATGGTCGGTATTGAGCTTGTAGCTGATCTGAAAACAAAAAGATCCTATCCGCCGCAAGAGAAGATAGGACAGAAGGTCACATGGGAGGCGCGCAGGAGAGGGGTTATAATCAGACCCCTCGGTGATGTCATTGTCCTCATGCCCCCCCTTGCTATCAGCGAGGAGATGCTCAGGGAGCTCGTAGATGTTGTTTATCTCAGCATTGAAAGTGTAACGAACAAGGGTCCATCGATATTGCGGAATCAATAAGTTTTTAAGGGGTCATTCATGCATGTCATGATGAGATACGGGAGGAGAGGGTTGTCCGTAGATCTCCCTGACGGACCTGCAGTAGATGTGATCCGGAAAAGGTCAATGCCTGTGTTTAAAGAGCCGGGTGAAGCAGTGAGATCAGCCCTTTCACGCCCCGCGGGAAGCAAGTCTCTGAAAGAAGTGGTGAAGGGACGAAAGGGCATCTGTGTCCTTATCTGTGATAATACAAGGCCGGTACCCCATGCGATCGTATTGCCCGTGCTCATCGAAGAGTTGATCGATGCGGGCGCACACCCTGATTCAATAACAATCCTCGTTGCGACGGGTCTCCACAGGCCAAATGAGGGAGGGGAACTCCGCGAACTGATAGGGAG
This portion of the Syntrophorhabdaceae bacterium genome encodes:
- a CDS encoding carboxyl transferase domain-containing protein gives rise to the protein MRPYFEKMQEWTKAAKENKANAEEIKKVEQGIAELVEKVKNAGISKETLNKRGEWTVHQRLEYILDPGTWAPLHTLYDPLNEESGTTGVVDGLGRINGRWCVVIGFDNKVMAGAWIAGQPHNILRVTDIAKRLHCPLVWLVNCSGVKLPEQEKMYADRRGSGTTFFRHAELNKLGIPVLAAIYGTNPAGGGYQGISPTLLLAHKDCNIAVGGAGIVSGMSPKGFFDEETAEQLIEATRKFKAVPPGRVEIHYDHTGFFKQVFQSEEAILDAVKEWVTYLPAYNHGKFFRVAAPAEPKFPAEDLYSIVSFNQKMTYDVEQFMARLVDNSEHMEFRPGYGPELYTGLVKIDGFLFGIVANRQGMMPKGYPEYAPYPGIGGKFYRQGLIKVNEFVSLCGRDRVPMIWIQDTSGIDVGDIAEKAELLGLGQALIYSIEQSDLPMMTIVLRKGTAAAHYIMAGPQANNNNAFTLGTATTEIYVMHGETAAAASFARRLVKEKDAGKPLAPVIAQMNKLVQAYYDNSRPSHCAKAGLVDEVVAMKDLRKYFVAFANCVYQNPSSICPQHQMILPRVIKG
- a CDS encoding 8-amino-7-oxononanoate synthase, whose amino-acid sequence is MYKQLKKRLEDIRKKGNYRQLRYIKPITTTQILYNGKAYLNLCSNSYLSLHTHPDILKAAKDVIDEYGAGTCSSRSVSGSIDLYAKLEKMIAGYKGYRRGLIFSNGYMANIAIISTLTDSGDVIFSDELNHSSLIDATRLSRAKKVIYKHRDVNDLEKKMNRERSAGRRYVVTESVFSMDGDIAPLSDIFELRERYGFHVILDDAHGTGIFGQKGTGVEELFGLSGSMDVHMATFGKALGSFGASVLSDEVVVNFLVNRARTFMYTTALPASSLASAMTALEMIRRDATYKDELWKNIDYMRRHLNTAGFDLKDSVGPIIPIVVGEDTKTLRMQELLMRKGLFLQGIRPPTVPEGTSRLRLTVVRGFTQDDMDYAIETIVDAGKKMRLI
- the bioA gene encoding adenosylmethionine--8-amino-7-oxononanoate transaminase; this encodes MYSKKQLADWDKRYIWHPFTQMQDYADMQPLIIERGEGCYLIDTEGKRYIDGVSSLWVLVHGHGKKELVDAIKKQSEALCHSTLLGLGNVSSTVLAKMLVDIAPRGLEKVFYSDNGSTSVEIALKMAYQYWQQKGEKKRKRFLSFTNGYHGDTIGSVSVGGIDLFHKVYRPLLFKTHKAPSPYCYRCPLKLTKEDCGMACVEQFKRVVRQYKDEICAVVIEPLVQGAAGMITQPEGFLSAVWRVAKENNLLFITDEVATGFGRTGTMFACEKESIEPDFLCLAKGVTGGYLPLAATLTTDKVFGGFLGRFDEFKTFFHGHTYTGNPLACAVAIENIKLFKKEQTLKRLKGKIDLLENELGRFYDLPHVGEVRQRGFMVGIELVADLKTKRSYPPQEKIGQKVTWEARRRGVIIRPLGDVIVLMPPLAISEEMLRELVDVVYLSIESVTNKGPSILRNQ